The genomic interval CCTAGTCtccacctcctgggtgctggcTTTACAGTATGCACGCCGCCACTCGGGGTCCACCACAGGATCTGATatgtgctaggcaaacattctactgAGTTACGTCTTagtctcatttcttccttttacacTGTTGGCTGTTTAAAGAATTTCGATTTGATGTTTTGTGGGTATTTATATGGGGTGTGTACCTGGGGTGCGAGGGTGGGGCAGGGGGCGGGAGCAGTAATGCATATGTGAGCCcggagtccagaagaaggcatcagattcctggAGCTGGATGGAGTTAACAAGTAGTTGTGCGCCACCTGatggggctgggaattgaacttggatcctctgtaagagcaatactCTCAACCTTAACTACTTCTTTTTATTGAGACAATGGTCCAAACTGGCCCTTAGTGAACTGTGTAGCTAAAAATGACCCTGAACTCCAGACCTTCCAACCTTTACTTCCCTAATGCTGGATTACAGGCAAGATCCAGCACAGGCAGCTagcttaggtttgttcttctcttttttttccctccctcccttcctctcttccctcccttccttctttcctttctctcttccttccttcctttgtttctctcctccttcctttgttaatatatatgagtgttttgcctgcccaTATGTCTGTACACTATGTGTGTGCTTAGCGCTTGCACtaccatctgagtgctgggaactgaacccaggagtcttctctccagcctctagctTTAAGTGTCTTATGTTTACAAGGAAAAGGGTCCCTTTAGAGAATCTTGggctccctcctgcctcccttgCCCTCTGCTTCTGAATTCACATTCAGTTCAGATTGCTGCTTCTAACTGTTCTTTTGGCCCTTGACCAATCTCCAAACAGGATGCAGGGTAGGCTCTAGCTAGGCTGGACAGCAGTAGCCTGCCCCTTCCTGGCCCGCCCCAAAGAGTAAAGCTGACTCAGTTACTTGGGACAAGAATATATTCATCCTGTGGTCAACCAGGCTCCACTGTCAactcaaaagcccacaccaggtgTTTGTGAGGTGGCCTGCAGGAACCATGCCCAGTCAAGCTAGGGTAAAgatctgggtgttgtgggatatGGGATGTTTTCTCTGAGACCCTAGGTGGTATTCCCTTAATACTCAAAAACATCTCTAAGGGACGGAAGTGGGGCTTAGTGTCAGCTCATGTCTGACATTCATGTGGTCTAGGATTCAATCCTCGCACCCAAAGGCAGATCAGAGACATACTTGGGCTCAGTTGACCCTTGCCTTAACTAAGCCACAGGTTAATCAGCTGATGCCTGACACTGGTAATTCAGTGCTTCCCTGGACAGGTGCTCATTCTCACTCTGGACCATTCTATCATGTACCACCCCATCAGAGACTACTTTGGGATGGATAGAAGGCTACCATTCACACAGCTCCTTACCTGGGACTCATACTTGAGCCTGCGGCTGACCTCCTCTCTGAAGCCCGACAGGTTAGCAGGGCCCCCTCCACAAGGGAACTTGGCTAGGGTATCTCTGGCATGGCCTGGGGGGAAGCCTTCATCCCCAGCTGTGAGCGAGGAGGGGTCCACAAACTCACTGAGAGCACAGACGTAGGCCTCCCCTCGAAGCAGGGAGATGACAGACCAGGTGACTGGGGCCACAGCTGCACGGCCCAGGATAGAGCTTAAGAGGAGGAAGTTGGGGGCAGCGGAGCAGTTCTTGGCCCTCCGGTACTGGCACTCAGCGACTAGATTCCAAGTGTGGTTGTTGAGGATGACCCCAATAAGGAAAAGTGCCAGCGCAGGCACGCCAATTGCTGTCAGCCCATATAGGTAGTTCCGGGCGGGTGAGCAGGGACAGTGGAAGGCCACCACTGAAAACAGCTCCTGACTGCCCACCGtgcccagggccaccagcccattGAAAATCATCACATCCTTACTCttgaagaagagagacaggaagcgGAAGTTCTCTGCGATCAAGGCCGCCATGGTGACTGGAGAGCCAGGGATGGGATGctcaggaggaggcagaagagggcagAATTGATGGCTTCCGATGAGAATAGCAAGGAGCACAGGCAGGAGGACATCCGATGGCAGAGCATGATTACGCCATTCTATCTCCTGCACTGGCTGAACTGGTGCTTCCTGTTAATGAGAGATAAATGTTTGCCTCTGGACACAAGCTGAGGGGTGCTACTGTGGTCAAGCAGGCACAGAAGGAGGAAGCATAGGCCTCTACAGAAATGGTGATAGCCATGGATGCCTAAATTCCCGCTGGGTACCAGATGCTGTCAGTTGATGTTGCCCATCCTCACAAGTCTGCATGGTTTCCCTTGGTATCCCCTGGAATCCTTGTGCACCCCCACCTCAAGCACAGTGAAGTATACGGCTTCCTGAGGGGCAGTCCCTGGCCAGGGCCAcgtataaataaatgacaaaccTCAAGACCAGGTCTGCctgctttgaatatttttaaatccttttgCCACTACCCTCTTCTCCCCAGGGAGGATTAAGAATGGCTGGTGGTGTTAGGCTGTGTGGAATGGTTTCCCTCTGGGATTCCAGGTAGTACAACCATGCTCAGGACTTGGGGCAATTTGGAGGGTGTGGTGTGGGTATCAAAGCTGCAGGAGCTGTCCCAGTGGACAAAGGATAGACTGGCCCTGGATCAGTGGCAAGCCTGACACAGGATGCCAACATCCTTGGATGCACAAACCCCCCTCATTTTGGAGACCTCAAGGTCTCAACACACTTCATATCTTTTCTCCAGACTTCTGTACTCCGCTTTGAAAAGGATAAGTCATTGCGATCCCGACCTTTCTTTAGGAATGTTAGGGGCCATTAATGATATCACATAGTGGTTCAACATCTGAAACTCTTACCCCATCATGAAACTCTATTGAGGATGAATCTCCTGATCCCAAAGATCAGAAAATCAAGGGGACAGGGTGTCTTGCCTGAGGCCAGACAAATCTGGAGGAGCCAGCTGAGATTTTGACCATGACTTGAGAATACTTAGAAAGTAGACAAAATGTGTCAGAGCTGAGCTAGCTCTTCCTGTTCAGAACTTGCTCCCCTTGTGCTTAGCCTATACAGTAGCCTACAGAATCTCTGTCCCAAGAAGCCTAGGCCATGGCACCTGGCAGCCACAGGCAGCCTCAGTGGGGTTCAGGTCCACTGTACTTATCAGTCCTCCCCTGAGTTATGACCTCAGCAAAGATGGCTCTGTGCCAGAAGTGGCACGGCCTCCAGCTCTTTGGAAGTTTAGCCCCAATTCCCTTCCCAGGCTCCACCCCTATTGCCAGAGAGACAGTCAGGGTGTGGCCCCATGTCCACCCCCATCAGGAGAAAGGGGGggttgtgtgggggggggcaggggtagaaacaaccaaaaaaacaactCTGCAACCAGAGGAAGTCTATAAGTGGAGAGAGGTTAGGCGGGGAAGAGTATAGATCAGGGAAGCCTGTGTTGCCTCGTTCTGATTTCtattcatttctcctttcctgttgCCAACCTCTGCTGAGGATGCCATATGGCACAGGCAGAGCCCATGTGGGCTCTCAGAGGAGGGAGGAATGTCTGACTCCCTAGTTCAGAGCCCAGAGCTCCTAAACAATCCCACAGGGAAAGGACTTTGTCCTGTTGCTGGCAAGAAGCAGGCTAACAGGCAACTccatcttctcccttcctcccttcttggCTGCGAGGCACCCATTGGCTCCTTGGAGTGGTCCTGGGTTCCTAAACTGTGGGGTACACAGTGCCTGATGGGTAGCATAGGGAATGAGCACAGGTGGGACCAGGCCATCTTCTGAGATTATTGGGGTGGGGGGCTCTTCCCAAGGATAGGAGACAGGCAGCTAGAGAGGGGAGTGTAAACAACCCTTCTTTGGCCTTCTCGAGTTCCCTCCAAATAGTCCCTGGAGAGTGCCGGCCTCTTTAACAGCTGCACACCCCAGGGAGGGGCCCCTCCTTACCTAGAGCTGGTTGCAGGTCCCCCATGGCCTTGGCTTCCTGATGGAGTGACAGCAGTGTGGGCTCCGGCAGGCACTGGAGAGGCACTCCTGGCCGCGAGGCAAAGTGGCCTCCGCTGGGGTTCACTGCAGGCTTTGCTTTTGCACCAGGGGCACTGGGCCCAGCGTTTGAAAGCAACGGAGCTCTGGGCCCAGTTACAAACAAACTTAACTCGAGGCGTCTACAGATGAAGTATAGTAGTAGGCATCTGCAGACAAATTTAActccagaaaaagagagaaagaaagtctgGCGTGGAACTTTCTAGCCAGCGAATGGAAAAACAGCCTCCTGGCgccaggcagaggagggagggctgGGCTGCTGAGGGCGGCGcgagacagaaacagaggaagtAGAGAAGCAGAAGCGGTCTCAGATGCTGAGTCCTGTTCCAGCCCGCCTTTGGGCCCCGCTGTGGCTGGCCCTGCCTCGACTCTACCCTGAGCACCCCTCGGGGGCCATCTGGGAAGGTCTAGGCAGGAGCCAGGCAGAGCACTCCAGATCTTGCCTAGACTTGCCCTCCAGGCCAGTTTGAAAAGCATCCTCCATATTTGACACCCACCTGGCAGAAGCTGTTGGAGGAGTCCCTGCAGAGTCAGGGGAGAGGTGGGTGTTCAAGATTGATGGTGATattccagaaaacaaaaccctgctCAAGACCCTGATCCCCTctactcctcctctctctgagcaTCCTATCTTTGCCTGTGCCTGCCATCCCCAGAAGAGGATATTCCCATCATACTTCAGCTATGGTACTGTTCCCATCCTCTGTACAGCTGACAACTGAATCAAGGAATCTGGAGCTCCTAGGGCAGAGGCTGGTCGTAGGTAGGAATTAAAGGGAAACAGGTTTCTTAAACTGCACTGCCTGTCCCTagagtctctgggagctcccaagcAAGTCATGAGTCAGGTCCACCGACAGGGAGAGTGCCAAGGCAAACTCAGTGGCTCCTAAGATTGGGAGAGATAGCCCTCAGGGCCATTAGCTCTCCAGGGCTGGGACAGTGGAATTCACACTGAGTGACAACCCATACCCTCCTGAGTCTGGCTTGTCTGTGTAGCAGGAATACATGAACAGAAATCAGTAGCCATGCCTTTCTATGAAGCACATTACAGGTTGGGGAGACTTGCCTTAGCTCCCACTAATCTGATGCCCTGTCCCCTGTGGAcgcccccccccagcccccccaccccacccccacgtGCGCACTTGGTCTGTATTCATCTGGTCCCTTCATTCAGGGCTGGGGTTAATTAAGTTCAACTTCCTCTTCCCTGCCAGGTGGGAAACCAGGGTCCCAGCTGAGagtggggaagggggggggggggggggggagagaagataAAACTGTGAGGTCAAAGTGGGCTCTGAGATGGGCAGGCGGAGGACTGGAAGATGGGGCCGGGAGACAAAAATTGTCTGCGCCTCTTGGACAAGATAGCAGCCAAATATTCCTGTCTTGTCCCGTGCCTTGGTTGGGGtcaggggaggggagagcaagCAGCTTAACCACTTGTTCTTAAAGGAACAAGCATCTTAACCATACTGGACAAGTGTCCACTATATTCTGTGTGCTTTTATGCATGGTGAACCCGTGAGGTAGATGGCCTTCTTCCTATTacacaaatgaggaaactgagacccaAAAAAGGAGGCACTTGGCCCAGGGACACACTTTGCAAACGGTAGAGCCAGGATTTCACCTAGTCTTATCCCAGTCTAAGGTCTTAACTACTTCCCCTCTCAGACACCGCCCTCATCTTCATCACCCCTCAGGGCAGACTTCGCAGGGAGCCTTGGAGAAAGCAGGGAGTTGTCAGCTTCCATTTCTCGCTCTCAAGCCCTTGGGTGGTCTGCTTTCCTGGAATGTGTGTGAGAGGATTGGTGTGAGGCAAACACGGAGGCTGTCTAGCTCCGCAGTTGTCTAACGGCCTCAGGACACACACCTTGGCCGCTCTCCTGTGCTCATCTTATCATGGGTCACTTAGGTGAGTCACACCAGCTGATGCCCATTCCCTTGTATCCAAAAAACTAGCACCGACTGTGAGAGGGCCGGCTGCCCTCAGTTTCTTGAACCTGAACATGAGAGAAGTCTAGAGCAAGAGGAAGTGATGGGCGTGGGTTTCGGGAGCCTAAGCAAGCCAGGGATGGAACCAACAGCATCAGGATGAGGCCTGGGAAGGGACTTGAGTACCAGCCATGCATCCTGCTCCCGTAGGCCAGATCTAAACGCTTATAatacagagacagcagaagatgaAGCTCAGGATGGCATTGcttccaggccacccagggcaGCTAAGCAAGTACAGTCTTTCAGCTCTGAATTTCCCTTTTCACACCAGCAGGTGGATGCCTAGACTTGGGGCAGTGCCTCAGAGTCATTGTTCTTCTAGGGGCGAAAGGCTATGGGTTCAGAtctctgctcctgcctctgcagccAGCTACAGATCACACTTTGCTGAAGTAAGTGGCCACTTCCTTGCGTGGAGGCCGGGGCTCGCCCCCAGCCCAGCCATTGCTCATCAGCGGTGCCTCCTGGCCCAGCCTCAGTGGTGGTTTGCATTGGTGCCAGCTTGTGAGCAACCTGTTCATGGTGCCTTGGTCAGTGATGCCACGCAGCTTCTCCCGCTCTTCTTCTGTCCTGTCAGAGGGACTTTGGACAgcctctgtggctgtggctgtggctgtggctgtggctgaagCCGTGGCCAGTACTCCATGGGTATGACCCAGTTCCAGGTCATGGTTCATGGCTTCGAAGAACTGCTGGATGCACACCTTAGCAAAGGCTTTGGCATGCTCTGTGCACGTCTCATCGAAGAGCTTACGCTCAATGTCGATGTAGTGGGACCAGTACTTGCTCTTGAGAAAGGCAACCTGCGTGAAGCAGGGCCGCACAGAGCGTACCACGAACGCCAGTAATGTGGTCAGCAGCACGAAGGACCAGCCCAGCGCCTGCGGGGAGAGGAGGATGTCAGCAGACCTACCTGTCCAGACCCTCCAAAGACTTCCCTAATGGAAGCCAGCTATGGACCAAGTCACGCAACCTCTTGACCTGTCTGTATCTCCCCATGTGTAAAATAACCACATACTCCACCTCACAGGGACCAGATCTTGGGAACACAGAATGTGCAGCTTTGGCAGGGCACTCAGTGGACAGGAGTTAGTGCCGCATCCCATagtgaggctcttccccacttgaTCTTTCTGTGCTGCTTCTCTACCTCCAGGATGGGGCTACCAACAACAGCACCTCCCGCACAGGGGTTTCAGGAGAACTAAACGGGACAGTGGCTGTAAGATAGCTTGTCTATAGCATTCCATGCCTCTCCCTTCAGAAGGCCTTTCCTGATCTCCCCGACCTACTGGCCTTCTTCCTTTAAGCTCCGGGCCTTTCCTTCAGCTTCTGGAAGTGACAGCAGCTCTAAAGGGGCACTTCTTTCATCAGGTTAAGATGCACTCTCAAGGAGTTCCAGAGGTATCCTGGACAGTCCTCAAACTCCAACAGGGCACAGAGCAGGACACTCCTCCCTGTCTGTGGGTCAGACCCCTTTCTGCACAGAGAGGAGGGGGTATGGACAGATGTTAATGGTGCCCAGTGGCtgctgtgggggtgggtgggaaaatACAGAGCATATGACTCAGTCAGGGGCCACCTCCCATGTTCCTCGCTAGGCCATTTGTGGTTACACAGGGCTTGTAAATTCCTCTACCTGTTCCAGGTAGAGCCGGaaatttgatttttctgtttgaCAATTTTTGATTTCTAGATAAAGTCAATTCATTCTAAAGGGAGTTCGGAATTCAGTTTCTACAAGTCACAAGGGACTTGTCTACAAGTCAGACTGCCTGTGGCTTCTGGAGGTGGGGGGACTTCCAGCGGATACACTGTGACAGTTTAAAGGTCAAGTGGAGTGACAGGTACTCCTGGGCCTGAGGCCTAGGATGATGGGACAGGGGTCCTCAGGTGAGGCGGTAAAGATCGTAACTTTAGACACTCAATGGTGGGAGATCCTTCAGGCTATCTGGCTGGTGACAGAGGCCATGCAGTAATTCCTCTATCAAGAAGGGAACCAGGGGTCAACACTGGCCAGAGCAGAGTGTGCCTGCTTCTCTGGCCCCACAGCAGCAGAAACTGCCTCCTGCATTTCTCCCGACACCACACAGTTCCCAGTTCCCTGCTCCAGAGCACGATGCCCAGATGGCTGGTCCTTTAAATCTCATCCCAACCATCCATCTCCCTCACCCATGTGCTCCCTCTAGACCCTCAGCTCCCACTCCTGAAGCGAGCAGGCACCAGCTGGGCGTATTTGCCAGGGAAATGTACCCAAATGGCTTAGCCACCCACCGGCCTCATTACTGCCTGGGCCTGGGAGAGGAAATGGATGCAAATCTTTCAGCCTTTCAGGTCTGAGCTCAGGATGGAGGAGGTGAACCATCCAAGCTTTCCAGGTGACCCTGTTCGACAGAAGACACGGCTCTGCTTTGAGTCTTAGCTGGGAATGCATGCCTCCACCCACAGCCATCTGAGGGGAAACCCCCACGTTAAGAAGGGAGTTTCCCACAGGGACCCTGGCCTGTGAAGAGACCCAGCCCCCTCACCTGAGAGATGCAGCGCAAATACCGCACGGCCACCTCTCGGGCCAGCAGCCAGTTCCCATCATAGATCTCAGGGCAGGGTACACGAGCCAGCAGGCGAGCAAGTTCTGGAGCAGGCAGGCCCGGCACCAAGCTGCCATTGCCTAGGGTGGCCACTGGCACAGCTGTgcagaaagcacagagaaaacACTTGCCATCCAGCAGTGTGACAGCCACCCAGACGACAGGGGCGATGAGAGCTCTCTGGGCCATGGAACAGAACATGTAGCGTAGCACGGCTGGGTCCTTGGCCCGGCGACCCCGGGGGCGTTTCCACTCTTCAGCTAGCATGGATATGTTGTTGTTCATGACCAGGCCAAGCAGGAAGAGCACCAGGGGAGGCGTGAGCAGTATGCCCATGCTATAGACCACATTGTAGCCGGGCAAGCAGGGGCAGTTGAAGTCAAAGGCAGAATACATCTGGGCACTGGCCAGCGCCATGATGCCACAGATACCATTCATGAAGGACTCTTGGTTGGACTGCAAGAACTGGAAGATCATCCGAAACTTGTCCATTGTGTCCCGTGGGGATCCTCAGCCTCTTCGCCTCTCACTGTGGCCTCCCACACAGCTCTAGTAGGTCACCCTGCCCACTAGGCATCCACCTCATGACTGGGCTCTCCTGGCTGGTCACCTCTCTGTCAGCACCTGTTTAGAAGGCTCCTTTAAGAGTGACCTCATCAAGTACCCTGAGCCTTCTAAACAGGTGCTGGCAGAGAGGGTGCAGCGTGACCAATCCTGTAGATACAGCCAGGACTGTGCCCCTCCTTCTggcttccctccccttctctccagcTGCCTTCATGCACCTGATGAGGACCAGTTTTCTCTGGGtgtggaaaggaggagaaggaacagaCAAGCTGGAATTTGAGAGGTCATTGGGCTCTGGGGAAGCATGTAGTCTCTTTGTacccttctcctgtctctacaatGCCGCCAGGACCCTAGGGGGCAACTCCATCAATTGAGACAATGATAATAAGATGACATGGAAAATTTGGTGGTGATAAAGGCTGCGTGGGATTGGATGTTACTCATGTAGGAATGGCAGAGGCACAGGTGTTACAATGTGTTATATAGAGATGATGTTACAATGTTATAAAGAGTGGCTGTACGGTAAAGCAACTTGGACTTGggggagtttcttttctttttggaaacaagatctcaaactcagtatgtagccaagAAAGATCTAGAACTCCTGAGACCCCCCAGATGCTAAGGTTGTGGGCTTACTCCATCGTAATTGGCATTGGAGTTAGATCGGACAGGTTGCCTAAGTTAGGGTTTCAGCCTGTTtcatgtttgtgtctctgtggatGTGCCTGTATTTGTGAATTATTGGTGACAAACTCTCACCAGGCTTCTTCTTCTACCTCTCCACCCCCGGCCCACAGGTGATGGGTTTTCATGCTCCTTTCTGTTGAGCCACAAGGGGAAGGCCCCCTTTGATCCTGCAGCCTTCAGACAGGCATTTCAGATCCAACAGGATGACTCCTTGTCTCGGGcaaggagaggctgaggcagaacaTCAGAAAGAACACCTCCTTGTGTTTCTGACCATGGATGCGCTCGGGTGGCTTCTGTCTGGGTACAGAAATGTGCATGTAACCACATTAGTGGTCATCTGCTTGCATCTTTGTATGAGTCACAAGAACTGTCATAACCTCAGCTGGCTGTGTGCACCTTACATGCATTGTGTAACTCTCGAACAATTCTGTGGGATGGAATCTTTATCATTTTATAGAAGTGAGGCTTGAGGCTCAGAGTAATATATTAGCTAAAGGCCACCCAGCTCATAGGTGGAGAagtaggatttgaacccaggctaGCACTTGTGGGTGGGAGTAGAGGATGAAGGGAGTAAGgggatgtgtttgtttttgtcttaactTATCTTCTGGTTTGATAAATTTGTCTATTACATGGAAAGGCTACTGTGTCACAAATAGGACATGGCAGGGGAAAAATGTTGTTTCCCTCAGCCATGAGGCTAGGTGTCTCTGGGACAACTGGAGTCCCTGGGTTAGTGGCCTCTGGAAGACTATTGTTAGGGACTCCTCCAGAAGACAGTCATCAGAAGGGAGCAGTGTGAGGGAGATCCAGCAAAAGAGGTGTCTGTCTGCCCCTCGATTTCCACTGTAATGTTTATAGGCACAGAGAGCACAGCACTTCCAGGGCTGAATGGGGATGGGGTGGCCCTGGATGTTTCATGAAACCAAAAGAGGTTTCCAGCACCATCTGGAATCTCTGTCATGTGTACAGGTATTGGACACAGCTGCCTGTCTGTAGCAACGGTGTGTCAGGAATTCCAGACTGGTTGAAAGGTACCTGAGCTAGCCATCCGCGGCTAAAAAGTTCTACCAGTGATGATGCTTTGAAAGTCTTGATGTACCGCAGTCACTCGTGGGTCCTACACAGCACTGCGAGGGTTGGAGCTGTGGTCTCCCTCTGAGGTCTACACTTATCTGCCAGCCTCCTTTTATTCCTCAAACAGGACAACCCCTTCCTACCTCTTCTTCCCAAGAGACATTCCTGTTTgtctttaaaactatttatttctttctttatttattcattcactcactcattcattcattcattcattcatttttttaaatggggacttgtctgcatgtgtgtctgtgcaccacatgtgtgccatgtacCCTCAGATCTCTTAAGATTGGGgctacaggtagctgtgagctgccatgtggatgctgagaattgaacccagtcctctggaaaaagAAGCAGTGCCCTTAATAGCGGAGCAAGCTCTCCAGCCCTTCCAAttgatcttttattttgttttgatttttgggaCAGAGTTTCCTTTgggtaaccctggctgtcctggaacttgctccgtagactaggctggcctcaaactcacagagatccccgtctctgcctcccaaatgctgagattaaaagcatgcaccacgaTGGCTGGCTAAAATCTACTTTACTGTTGTCCCCTCCTctttattgttgtgttttattaaaaaaaaataaagaggaaaggaagaaccaGGAATATGCTTGGTAGAGGGGtggtatggtgaggtggaagggggccctctgtgggcccatgctgaggcatcccttccccctgaggtacccgCCACATGATGGATATAGtagagaatagagtttatttagggcagggggaggggagttgagggggtaatagagacagagaaagggagagagagagagagagagagagagagagagagagagagagagagagagaaaagaggagtagaggctggccatgagcacatggagagaggtgggaagggaatagggagagaagggacagagagcaaagagaagagagcaagagagtgaggagggggcaagcagccccttttttaatgagtcaggcacacctggatgttgccaggtaactgtggggcggagcctagaaggaatgttttattctttcttgagacaaggtactgacctggaactcatccttcacttgcctcccaagtgtgggctACAGGAGTGAGCCCCATACCAGGCTGATAATGATCCCTCTTTAGAGGGGTCTACTTGAGCTCTCAGCTTAGCTtagggtctctgtctctgtttctgtctctttttctttgtctctgtgtctctgtctctgtctctgtgtctgtctctgccccaccttgtgtgtgtgtgtgtgtgtgtgtgtgtgtgtatgtgtgtgtgtgtgtgtgtgtaatatagaCAAACGACTGTACCCTGGCATGAGCTTGCAGAGGTAGAAGTCAGAGCAGGATGTTACTGGACaccttcctttgtctttctcctTATGCCTAGAGACAAATTCCCTTGCTGACCCAAAAGCTCACCCTCTAAGTTAGTCTGTCTGGCCAACGATCTCTcagcatctgcctgtctctgccttccttggTTCCTGATATGGATAACCAAGTGGGACTTCTTACtcaggtgctggggatttgaactcaggtcttcaagcttcCCAAGAAAGTTCTCTGACCCCttgagctgtctcctcagcccccTTATTTCAAATTTAGCTTTGCTGAGAGGATGTTTATTTAATATCTGGAGCTCAGGCTAAAGGTCTGCATTCGTTTTGTTtactattcttttttaaaagatgttttattttatttgtatgagaatttttgtctgcatgtatacatgtgcaccatATCAGTGCCTTGGTACCCTCAGGAGAGGGCAATGGgctccctggaactgaagttacagattacaaacagttgtgagctgtcatgtgggtgctggaaaccaaacccaggtcctctgcaagagcagtcagtgctcttcactgctgagccatcattccagccTCCTTGTTCACTGTTCTATAACGCGAACACTGTGCCTGGTATGTAGTAGGTGTTCACTTAATAGGTGCTGAGTGAATACCCAACTGTAGATCAAAGGAAAGGATGTATTTGCGGGAGTTAAGAACTCAGACCCAAACAGGAGACTTGCCTTGATGGTTCTAGGCTTCCCTTCAGAGTGGGGGCTCAGGGCCTGGTGAGTGTGCAGAACTCACTGTCCAG from Arvicanthis niloticus isolate mArvNil1 chromosome 1, mArvNil1.pat.X, whole genome shotgun sequence carries:
- the Calhm2 gene encoding calcium homeostasis modulator protein 2 isoform X1 encodes the protein MAALIAENFRFLSLFFKSKDVMIFNGLVALGTVGSQELFSVVAFHCPCSPARNYLYGLTAIGVPALALFLIGVILNNHTWNLVAECQYRRAKNCSAAPNFLLLSSILGRAAVAPVTWSVISLLRGEAYVCALSEFVDPSSLTAGDEGFPPGHARDTLAKFPCGGGPANLSGFREEVSRRLKYESQLFGWLLIGVVAILVFLTKCLKHYCSPLSYRQEAYWAQYRTNEDQLFQRTAEVHSRVLAANNVRRFFGFVALNKDDEELVTKFPVEGTQPRPQWNAITGVYLYRENQGLPLYSRLHKWAQGLTGNGTGPDSVEMALLTA
- the Calhm2 gene encoding calcium homeostasis modulator protein 2 isoform X2, whose amino-acid sequence is MAALIAENFRFLSLFFKSKDVMIFNGLVALGTVGSQELFSVVAFHCPCSPARNYLYGLTAIGVPALALFLIGVILNNHTWNLVAECQYRRAKNCSAAPNFLLLSSILGRAAVAPVTWSVISLLRGEAYVCALSEFVDPSSLTAGDEGFPPGHARDTLAKFPCGGGPANLSGFREEVSRRLKYESQAGSRQLSGPHAEPCLFSDQLFGWLLIGVVAILVFLTKCLKHYCSPLSYRQEAYWAQYRTNEDQLFQRTAEVHSRVLAANNVRRFFGFVALNKDDEELVTKFPVEGTQPRPQWNAITGVYLYRENQGLPLYSRLHKWAQGLTGNGTGPDSVEMALLTA
- the Calhm1 gene encoding calcium homeostasis modulator protein 1; protein product: MDKFRMIFQFLQSNQESFMNGICGIMALASAQMYSAFDFNCPCLPGYNVVYSMGILLTPPLVLFLLGLVMNNNISMLAEEWKRPRGRRAKDPAVLRYMFCSMAQRALIAPVVWVAVTLLDGKCFLCAFCTAVPVATLGNGSLVPGLPAPELARLLARVPCPEIYDGNWLLAREVAVRYLRCISQALGWSFVLLTTLLAFVVRSVRPCFTQVAFLKSKYWSHYIDIERKLFDETCTEHAKAFAKVCIQQFFEAMNHDLELGHTHGVLATASATATATATATEAVQSPSDRTEEEREKLRGITDQGTMNRLLTSWHQCKPPLRLGQEAPLMSNGWAGGEPRPPRKEVATYFSKV